A window of the Falco rusticolus isolate bFalRus1 chromosome 1, bFalRus1.pri, whole genome shotgun sequence genome harbors these coding sequences:
- the PLK4 gene encoding serine/threonine-protein kinase PLK4: MATCIGEKIEDFKVGNLLGKGSFAGVYRAVSLKTGLEVAIKMIDKKAMHKVGMVQRVQNEVKIHCQLKHPSILELYNYFEDSNYVYLILEMCHNGEMSRYIKNRKKPFSEEEARHFLHQIITGMLYLHSHGILHRDLTLSNILLTNNMNVKIADFGLATQLKMPHEKHYTMCGTPNYISPEIATRSPHGLESDVWSLGCMFYTLLIGKPPFDTDTVKNTLNKVVLADYEMPAFLSREAQDLIHRLLRKNPADRLSLSSVLDHPFMSRCSSARSKDSGTSEDSMDSGNATISTTFTGSSSISTSGCLKEKKKLLVGQPLPNKITFFPKTRNSSNSSSVDGSGFFQQWGIQGKEVGVTGRGRAMQLAEERPHSRYLRRAHSSDRSGTSCSQTQGVSNIERCHSVELLSKPKVGTRENTECFSPANSYTDIGEIFKEKTSSSSGSFEGQISPPVKDQPHSNYLCTMKPQVGLLEQKSQAETMQQWLGSMQTNVPPRPPADLTGNSNAHGGFRYHLDMQQDASRNTWNTLKDIRNHDASVDYPHSLHQRNPKKYIPGVLCKPDKIQPSSACGLWSTSEQNQTWGKEPPAHQKPTLRSIVSPLNAHRLKPIRQKTKNAVVSILDTGEVCMEFLKEHHPQELVKEVLRISCDGNVIAVYHPNEGRGFLLDDRPPAPPEGICMYNFDNLPEKYWKKYQYAAKFVQLVRTKTPKVTFYTRYAKCMLMENSPTADVEVCFYDGAKIHKTAGITRVIEKSGKSFTLKGESEAGLKKEIQAYMDHANEGHRICLALESAVLEEEKKSESVPFFPIIVGRKPGNSESPQAVAPPLLDNTNCLKEVMALDRNTAASSAPVQTPNCTPPVVSYEKSAFMTNAAETTCSSVHQTECSPNSAQLLKSVFVKNVGWASQLTSGAVWVQFNDGSQLVAQAGVSSITYTSPDGQTTRYGENDKLPEYIKEKLHCLSSILVMFTNPAGPC, encoded by the exons CTTTATAACTATTTTGAAGATAGCAATTATGTATACCTGATACTTGAGATGTGTCACAATGGTGAAATGAGCAGATacataaagaacagaaagaaacccttttcagaagaagaag CCCGACACTTCTTGCATCAAATTATCACAGGTATGCTGTATCTTCATTCTCACGGAATACTGCACCGGGACCTCACCCTTTCTAACATCTTACTCACCAATAATATGAATGTCAAGATTGCTGATTTTGGACTAGCAACTCAGCTGAAAATGCCTCATGAAAAGCATTATACCATGTGTGGAACTCCAAATTACATTTCTCCTGAGATAGCCACAAGGAGTCCACATGGACTGGAATCTGATGTGTGGTCTTTGGGCTGTATGTTTTACACTCTGCTTATTGGAAAGCCACCTTTTGACACCGACACGGTCAAGAATACGCTGAATAAAGTAGTATTAGCAGATTATGAAATGCCAGCGTTTTTATCAAGAGAGGCACAGGACCTTATACATAGGTTACTTCGCAAAAATCCAGCAGATCGTTTGAGTCTTTCCTCTGTGTTGGATCATCCCTTTATGTCCAGGTGTAGCTCTGCACGGAGTAAAGATTCGGGAACTTCAGAAGATTCCATGGACAGTGGAAATGCTACTATCTCTACAACCTTCACAGGTTCTTCCAGCATCAGTACCAGTGGTtgcttgaaggaaaagaagaagctGTTAGTTGGACAGCCGCTCccaaacaaaattactttttttcctaaaacgAGGAATTCCAGTAATAGTTCGTCAGTAGATGGAAGTGGCTTTTTCCAGCAATGGGGAATTCAGGGAAAAGAAGTGGGCGTAACTGGCAGAGGAAGAGCAATGCAACTTGCTGAAGAGAGACCACATTCGCGCTACCTCCGAAGAGCCCACTCTTCAGATAGGTCTGGCACATCCTGTAGTCAGACTCAAGGCGTATCAAATATTGAGAGATGTCACTCTGTGGAACTGCTTTCTAAGCCTAAAGTAGgaacaagagaaaatacagagtgCTTTTCACCTGCGAACAGCTATACTGATATAGGAGAAATATTTAAGGAGAAGACTTCTAGTAGTTCTGGTTCTTTTGAAGGGCAAATATCTCCACCTGTAAAAGATCAACCACA CTCGAATTATCTCTGCACAATGAAGCCCCAGGTTGGTTTGTTAGAGCAGAAGTCCCAGGCTGAAACAATGCAGCAGTGGCTTGGAAGCATGCAAACAAATG TTCCGCCGAGACCACCTGCAGACCTAACCGGCAACAGTAATGCACATGGAGGTTTTCGTTATCATCTGGATATGCAGCAAGATGCATCAAGAAATACATGGAACACCTTAAAAGATATAAGGAATCACGATGCATCTGTTGACTATCCACATTCTTTACACCAGAGAAACCCTAAGAAATACATCCCTGGAGTTCTCTGCAAACCTGACAAAATTCAACCATCTTCTGCATGTGGCCTTTGGTCaacttcagaacaaaaccaaacgtGGGGCAAAGAACCACCAGCACATCAGAAACCTACACTGCGAAGTATAGTATCGCCTCTCAATGCTCACAGGCTAAAACCAATCAGGCAAAAAACGAAAAATGCAGTG gtgaGCATTCTAGATACCGGGGAAGTGTGTATGGAGTTTCTAAAAGAACACCATCCACAAGAACTTGTGAAAGAAGTTCTCAGAATATCTTGTGATGGAAATGTG ATTGCAGTGTATCATCCAAATGAAGGAAGAGGTTTCCTTCTCGATGACAgacctccagctcctcctgaaGGCATCTGTATGTATAATTTTGACAACTTGCCAG aaaagtacTGGAAAAAATACCAGTATGCAGCCAAGTTTGTGCAGTTGGTGagaacaaaaacccccaaagttACGTTCTACACAAGATATGCCAAGTGCATGTTGATGGAAAACTCACCCACTGCAGATGTTGAAGTCTGTTTTTATGATG gAGCAAAGATACACAAGACAGCTGGTATAACTCGTGTGATTGAAAAATCAGGGAAATCCTTCACTTTGAAAGGAGAAAGCGAAGCAGGtttgaagaaggaaatacaAGCTTATATGGATCATGCAAATGAG GGACATCGTATATGCCTTGCACTGGAATCTGCcgttttggaggaagaaaaaaagagtgaaagcGTTCCATTTTTCCCAATAATTGTTGGAAG aaaacctGGCAATAGTGAATCGCCACAGGCTGTAGCGCCTCCGCTGTTGGACAATACAAACTGTTTGAAAGAAGTTATGGCACTGGATAGAAATACAGCTGCCAGTTCTGCTCCAGTTCAAACTCCAAACTGTACTCCTCCT GTGGTGTCGTATGAAAAGTCTGCGTTTATGACAAATGCTGCTGAAACTACGTGCTCCTCTGTTCATCAAACGGAATGCAGTCCAAATTCAGCCCAACTTCTAAAATCTGtctttgtgaaaaatgttgGTTGGGCTTCTCAG CTGACCAGTGGAGCGGTGTGGGTTCAGTTTAACGATGGATCCCAACTGGTAGCCCAGGCAGGTGTTTCTTCTATCACTTACACATCTCCAGATGGCCAGACAACTAG GTATGGAGAAAACGATAAGTTGCCAGAGTACATCAAAGAGAAGCTGCACTGTCTGTCTTCTATTCTTGTGATGTTTACCAACCCAGCTGGTCCCTGCTAA
- the MFSD8 gene encoding major facilitator superfamily domain-containing protein 8 isoform X2 has protein sequence MVASPLFGLWSNYRPRREPLVVSTAISVAANCLYAYVHVPHSHNKYYMLTARALVGFGAGNVAVVRSYIAGATSLTERTSAMANTSACQAVGFILGPVFQTCFTLIGEEGVTWKLVHLQLNMYTAPVLFGALLGVINIILFFAIFREHRVDDLGRQCKSINCEGEESVQDQEAEGNIDHVAVAAINVLFFVILFVFAVFETIATPLTMDMYSWTRKEAVFYNGIILSVVGVESVIVFMVVKALSKRTGERAILHGGLLIVLVGFFILLPWGKKLPNIQWQEIKNNSIPRTTSTEMLMPFWSLQAMQLPSNHTAEPTGCPVTQSWCLNTPMIYLAQYISSDILIGLGYPVCNVMSYTLYSKILGPKPQGVYMGWLTASGSGARILGPVFVSQIYTHLGPRWAFSLICGVVVVSLLLLEIVYKRLIAFSVRYGRMQEENC, from the exons ATGGTTGCCTCTCCCCTGTTTGGTTTGTGGTCCAATTACAGGCCAAGGAGAGAACCTCTCGTTGTTTCAACTGCTATTTCAGTAGCTGCTAATTGTCTTTATGCCTACGTCCACGTACCTCATTCACACAACAAATACTATATGCTGACTGCACGTGCTCTTGTGGGATTTGGAGCAG gaaatgtgGCTGTAGTTCGATCGTATATTGCAGGTGCCACTTCGCTTACAGAAAGAACAAGTGCCATGGCCAATACCAGTGCCTGCCAAGCAGTTGGATTCATATTAGGGCCAG tttttcagaCATGTTTTACGCTTATTGGAGAAGAAGGAGTAACATGGAAATTGGTTCATCTTCAGCTGAACATGTATACGGCTCCGGTTTTATTTGGAGCTCTTTTAGGAGTTATTAATATTATTCTCTTCTTTGCCATATTCAG AGAGCATCGAGTGGATGACTTGGGACGGCAATGCAAAAGTATCAATTGTGAAGGAGAAG aaaGTGTTCAGGATCAGGAGGCAGAAGGAAACATTGACCATGTTGCTGTGGCAGCAATcaatgttcttttctttgtcaTCTTGTTTGTATTTGCTGTCTTTGAAAC TATAGCTACTCCACTGACGATGGATATGTATTCCTGGACCAGGAAAGAGGCTGTTTTTTACAATGGAATAATCCTTAGCGTGGTTGGCGTTGAATCGGTTATTGTTTTCATGGTGGTTAAAGCACTATCTAAAAG GACTGGTGAGCGTGCCATACTCCATGGAGGCTTACTGATTGTCTTGGTTGGATTCTTTATCTTGCtgccttgggggaaaaaactaCCAAATATCCAGTGGCAAG aaataaagaataactCCATTCCTAGGACAACTTCCACTGAAATGTTAATGCCTTTCTGGAGTTTGCAAGCAATGCAGCTTCCGTCCAACCACACAGCAGAACCCACCGGCTGCCCTGTCACACAGTCCTGGTGCCTGAATACCCCTATGATCTACCTGGCTCAGTATATCAGCTCTGACATACTAATCGGGTTGGGCTATCCAGTCTGTAATGTCATGTCCTACACTTTATACTCAAAAATTCTAGGACCAAAACCTCAG GGTGTCTACATGGGATGGTTAACTGCCTCTGGAAGTGGAGCAAGAATTCTCGGGCCTGTTTTTGTGAGCCAAATATACACTCACCTGGGACCGCGTTGGGCATTTAGCTTAATCTGTGGGGTGGTTGTAGTCTCTCTTTTACTCTTGGAGATAGTATACAAGAGACTAATTGCATTTTCTGTCAGATACGGAAGGATGCAAGAAGAGAATTGTTAA
- the MFSD8 gene encoding major facilitator superfamily domain-containing protein 8 isoform X1 yields MAAALSSPEVAAEGQEPLLSAGEAEEESRDAVETQEHYKSRWRSIWIMYLTMFLSSVGFSIVIMSVWPYLQKIDPTADGSFLGWIIASYSIGQMVASPLFGLWSNYRPRREPLVVSTAISVAANCLYAYVHVPHSHNKYYMLTARALVGFGAGNVAVVRSYIAGATSLTERTSAMANTSACQAVGFILGPVFQTCFTLIGEEGVTWKLVHLQLNMYTAPVLFGALLGVINIILFFAIFREHRVDDLGRQCKSINCEGEESVQDQEAEGNIDHVAVAAINVLFFVILFVFAVFETIATPLTMDMYSWTRKEAVFYNGIILSVVGVESVIVFMVVKALSKRTGERAILHGGLLIVLVGFFILLPWGKKLPNIQWQEIKNNSIPRTTSTEMLMPFWSLQAMQLPSNHTAEPTGCPVTQSWCLNTPMIYLAQYISSDILIGLGYPVCNVMSYTLYSKILGPKPQGVYMGWLTASGSGARILGPVFVSQIYTHLGPRWAFSLICGVVVVSLLLLEIVYKRLIAFSVRYGRMQEENC; encoded by the exons ATGGCGGCCGCGCTGTCCAGCCCGGAGGTGGCTGCTGAGGGACAGGAGCCTTTGCTGAGCGCCGGAGAGGcggaggaggagagcag GGATGCTGTGGAAACACAAGAGCATTATAAGAGCAGGTGGCGGTCCATCTGGATTATGTATCTCACTATGTTTCTGAGTAGTGTAG GTTTCTCAATTGTAATTATGTCTGTGTGGCCATATCTCCAAAAG ATTGATCCGACAGCAGATGGAAGTTTCTTGGGCTGGATTATAGCTTCCTATAGCATTGGCCAGATGGTTGCCTCTCCCCTGTTTGGTTTGTGGTCCAATTACAGGCCAAGGAGAGAACCTCTCGTTGTTTCAACTGCTATTTCAGTAGCTGCTAATTGTCTTTATGCCTACGTCCACGTACCTCATTCACACAACAAATACTATATGCTGACTGCACGTGCTCTTGTGGGATTTGGAGCAG gaaatgtgGCTGTAGTTCGATCGTATATTGCAGGTGCCACTTCGCTTACAGAAAGAACAAGTGCCATGGCCAATACCAGTGCCTGCCAAGCAGTTGGATTCATATTAGGGCCAG tttttcagaCATGTTTTACGCTTATTGGAGAAGAAGGAGTAACATGGAAATTGGTTCATCTTCAGCTGAACATGTATACGGCTCCGGTTTTATTTGGAGCTCTTTTAGGAGTTATTAATATTATTCTCTTCTTTGCCATATTCAG AGAGCATCGAGTGGATGACTTGGGACGGCAATGCAAAAGTATCAATTGTGAAGGAGAAG aaaGTGTTCAGGATCAGGAGGCAGAAGGAAACATTGACCATGTTGCTGTGGCAGCAATcaatgttcttttctttgtcaTCTTGTTTGTATTTGCTGTCTTTGAAAC TATAGCTACTCCACTGACGATGGATATGTATTCCTGGACCAGGAAAGAGGCTGTTTTTTACAATGGAATAATCCTTAGCGTGGTTGGCGTTGAATCGGTTATTGTTTTCATGGTGGTTAAAGCACTATCTAAAAG GACTGGTGAGCGTGCCATACTCCATGGAGGCTTACTGATTGTCTTGGTTGGATTCTTTATCTTGCtgccttgggggaaaaaactaCCAAATATCCAGTGGCAAG aaataaagaataactCCATTCCTAGGACAACTTCCACTGAAATGTTAATGCCTTTCTGGAGTTTGCAAGCAATGCAGCTTCCGTCCAACCACACAGCAGAACCCACCGGCTGCCCTGTCACACAGTCCTGGTGCCTGAATACCCCTATGATCTACCTGGCTCAGTATATCAGCTCTGACATACTAATCGGGTTGGGCTATCCAGTCTGTAATGTCATGTCCTACACTTTATACTCAAAAATTCTAGGACCAAAACCTCAG GGTGTCTACATGGGATGGTTAACTGCCTCTGGAAGTGGAGCAAGAATTCTCGGGCCTGTTTTTGTGAGCCAAATATACACTCACCTGGGACCGCGTTGGGCATTTAGCTTAATCTGTGGGGTGGTTGTAGTCTCTCTTTTACTCTTGGAGATAGTATACAAGAGACTAATTGCATTTTCTGTCAGATACGGAAGGATGCAAGAAGAGAATTGTTAA